From Leptospira venezuelensis, a single genomic window includes:
- a CDS encoding DMT family transporter encodes MQEDRLRTYLEFQASQILISGNVLFAQVLSYSPSLITWGRTLFAASLLGFVLWFRKRPFLFPSKKENWISFSLGVLLAFHWVTFFASAQEATIAVAVLTLFTHPVWTVLLEPLFFPSKIRSLDLGLAILVLFGMWILVPSFDLENKYLLGVGLGLASSWAMAFRNILTKKYLSGHGSTQVMFHQTAITCLVLSPVLFFEDLFTTSQDWGLIVLLGVFFTAVGHTFYIKSVFKMKVKTAGLLSTVQPVYSAILAWAILHEVPRKEEFIGGAMILFAAALESFRYRKKTE; translated from the coding sequence ATGCAGGAAGACAGACTTAGAACCTATCTTGAATTCCAAGCTTCCCAGATTTTAATCAGTGGAAACGTACTATTCGCTCAGGTCCTTTCTTATTCCCCTTCTCTAATTACATGGGGAAGAACATTATTCGCAGCAAGTCTATTGGGCTTCGTTCTTTGGTTTCGGAAAAGACCATTCTTATTCCCGAGTAAAAAAGAAAATTGGATCTCATTTTCTTTAGGAGTACTACTCGCATTTCACTGGGTAACTTTCTTTGCATCAGCACAAGAAGCGACTATTGCGGTCGCAGTTCTTACTCTTTTCACTCATCCAGTCTGGACAGTATTATTAGAACCTTTATTTTTTCCTTCTAAGATCAGAAGCCTGGATCTCGGGCTTGCTATACTTGTTCTATTCGGAATGTGGATACTCGTACCAAGTTTTGATTTAGAAAATAAATATCTTTTGGGAGTGGGACTCGGACTCGCATCTTCCTGGGCGATGGCTTTTAGAAATATTCTCACTAAAAAATATCTTTCTGGTCATGGATCCACACAAGTAATGTTCCACCAGACCGCTATTACTTGTCTTGTTTTAAGCCCTGTTTTATTCTTTGAAGATCTATTCACCACCTCTCAAGATTGGGGACTGATCGTTTTATTAGGAGTATTCTTCACTGCAGTAGGACACACATTCTATATCAAATCTGTATTTAAGATGAAGGTCAAAACCGCTGGGTTATTATCTACCGTGCAACCTGTATATTCAGCTATCCTTGCCTGGGCGATCTTACATGAGGTTCCCAGAAAAGAAGAGTTTATAGGAGGAGCAATGATCTTATTTGCTGCCGCCCTCGAATCATTTAGATACAGAAAAAAAACGGAATAG
- a CDS encoding glycosyl hydrolase family 67 codes for MLSLVDGSAPFFLESKERHQNWSKAPLAHLEKFSLPSKKKHRRVRESFYRYTKRISNLGFNAVSLDELCYLSQRDFYPEELKRKISSYRKKYKKLFKIASSQDLKVFITTDFFSVNESILEHTSGNLDKISQLFKESLEDLFSSFTEISGIVLRIGESDGVDVTGDFRSKLLLKTPKQANSFLREILPIFEKYNKTLIFRTWTLGAYEIGDLIWNPKTYYKVFQNIQSNSLIISLKYGEGDFFRYLPINPLFFEDDRPKLLELQARREYEGFGEYPSFVGWQYEKYRSELLGKANIAGISVWTQTGGWSSFKNITFLKRSSYWNELNTFVSVQLFTRPERSLEEILLKFYGRKNLDLFIEFLKLSEELILNLLYDPEFARQSFYLHRVRIPPILHITWDKITVSDPFRSLYSLLNPNPKESLRSGEEAFSHLSRMKKISEKLDLPYDFQFQKRTFRLILNARKLLYFENPALLAESKRLAKEYNKKYPKTFRFQFQASKSKPSWFLGFILKLFLRNRSSYRLVDKILFHPILRKIYYLVFLGIRNRLPDFINRQGMPVRELLQ; via the coding sequence ATGCTTTCTCTCGTAGACGGATCGGCTCCCTTCTTTCTGGAATCCAAAGAAAGGCATCAGAATTGGTCCAAGGCACCTTTGGCTCATTTGGAGAAGTTTTCTCTTCCCTCTAAGAAAAAACATAGAAGAGTCAGAGAATCTTTTTACAGATATACCAAAAGAATTTCTAATCTAGGATTTAATGCAGTCAGTCTGGATGAACTTTGTTATCTTTCCCAAAGAGATTTTTATCCGGAAGAACTAAAACGAAAGATCTCATCTTATCGTAAAAAGTATAAAAAACTTTTTAAGATCGCCTCTTCCCAAGATCTGAAAGTATTTATTACTACGGATTTTTTCTCCGTTAATGAATCTATTTTAGAACATACAAGCGGGAACCTGGACAAGATCAGCCAACTTTTTAAAGAATCATTAGAAGATCTTTTTTCCAGTTTTACAGAAATTTCAGGGATAGTTCTTAGGATCGGTGAATCGGATGGGGTGGATGTTACTGGGGATTTCAGAAGTAAACTCCTACTCAAAACACCTAAGCAGGCAAACTCATTCCTGAGAGAAATTTTACCTATTTTTGAAAAATATAATAAAACATTAATATTCAGGACCTGGACTTTAGGGGCCTATGAGATTGGTGATCTGATCTGGAATCCAAAAACATACTATAAGGTATTCCAAAATATACAAAGTAATTCACTAATCATTTCTTTAAAATACGGAGAAGGTGACTTCTTTAGATATCTCCCGATCAATCCACTATTCTTCGAAGACGATAGACCTAAACTTTTAGAATTGCAGGCAAGAAGAGAATACGAAGGTTTTGGGGAATATCCAAGCTTTGTAGGTTGGCAATATGAAAAATATAGATCTGAACTTTTAGGAAAAGCGAATATTGCAGGGATAAGCGTTTGGACTCAAACCGGAGGCTGGTCTTCCTTCAAAAATATAACTTTTTTAAAACGTTCTTCCTATTGGAATGAACTGAATACATTTGTTTCCGTTCAATTATTTACAAGGCCGGAAAGAAGTTTAGAAGAGATACTTCTCAAATTTTACGGCAGAAAGAATTTAGATTTATTTATAGAATTTCTAAAATTGAGCGAAGAATTGATCCTGAATCTTTTATACGATCCTGAATTTGCCAGACAAAGTTTTTATCTACATCGCGTTCGGATCCCACCAATCCTTCATATTACCTGGGATAAAATCACTGTTTCAGATCCTTTCCGATCCTTATATTCTCTCTTAAATCCTAATCCAAAAGAGTCTTTGAGATCGGGTGAAGAAGCTTTCTCTCATTTATCGAGAATGAAAAAGATCTCAGAAAAACTGGATCTCCCATATGATTTTCAATTCCAAAAAAGAACGTTTCGGCTTATTTTAAACGCAAGAAAACTACTCTATTTTGAAAACCCAGCGCTATTAGCCGAATCCAAAAGGCTCGCAAAAGAATATAATAAGAAATATCCCAAAACTTTCCGCTTCCAATTCCAGGCATCGAAGTCCAAACCTTCCTGGTTTTTAGGATTTATTCTGAAATTATTTCTAAGAAATAGAAGCAGTTATCGTCTAGTCGATAAAATCCTATTCCATCCGATTTTGCGTAAGATCTATTATTTGGTATTTTTAGGGATTAGAAACAGGCTCCCGGATTTTATCAACCGCCAAGGGATGCCGGTTAGAGAATTATTACAATGA
- the lsa20 gene encoding LIC11469 family lipoprotein adhesin Lsa20, which translates to MFRKITLLFLVLNAFLISCEKEKTSDPSFSLNLSGKKGGVSVRIEWIYKGLPGEMQIYELASQRPLQLWDTNTVSDLSKAPVSNLIEDSKLVLGSGETRKFALVYKNETKETLYFFAAPHSVNPPEFGFGFKFKCLCVNHLFQVGPGSVWYRIVEIRTMPNWASDPFQITHTLVRVDPSQAKEWSNSGTHSHSDE; encoded by the coding sequence TTGTTTAGAAAAATTACCCTTCTCTTTTTGGTCTTGAATGCGTTTTTGATTTCTTGCGAAAAGGAAAAAACTTCTGATCCTTCTTTTTCCCTGAATCTATCTGGGAAAAAAGGGGGAGTTTCAGTTCGAATCGAATGGATATATAAAGGTCTTCCGGGAGAGATGCAAATTTACGAACTGGCATCTCAAAGGCCGCTTCAACTTTGGGATACGAATACGGTTTCCGATCTAAGTAAGGCCCCAGTGTCTAATCTGATAGAAGATTCAAAATTAGTTTTGGGTTCTGGAGAAACTAGAAAATTTGCGTTAGTGTATAAGAATGAAACAAAGGAAACCTTATACTTCTTTGCAGCACCTCACTCAGTCAATCCACCTGAATTCGGTTTTGGTTTTAAGTTCAAATGTCTTTGTGTAAATCATCTATTCCAAGTAGGGCCCGGTTCCGTTTGGTATAGAATTGTGGAAATTCGTACAATGCCTAACTGGGCAAGCGATCCATTTCAGATCACTCATACTTTAGTGAGAGTAGATCCAAGCCAGGCGAAAGAATGGAGCAATTCGGGAACACATTCTCATTCAGATGAATGA
- a CDS encoding discoidin domain-containing protein, which produces MFAKYSTLLIGALFFFHCGKKLPVSMITATSMESGLPFEILDGKKWRPEEGAKFVKLHFYPDETFLLSKIEVESCNGDFSDPITAYINFDEYSQELSTGSTAAVTFDAPKSTRSVTFNFHRNANLCVQKVNFYDDKGSKMKWKGPKVVEASVTASETAKPNLSYDVMNLFDSRYEYAWASDKKGPGVTLDFDFKETQKIKSIKIWNGYQRSDRHCQTNGRLKVATLTGDNGFEEKIEVGDIMGPQTIQFSKTFEGKKLKLKVDSIYTGKDYKGLVISEIRFSDGDDWILPNPMEQVKKIAKNNFFQFSAANIENVLNWSYVGGEYTGNAPTSTNTNVEQPAGVSEATAEGSTGEEQAPEAGLISSNWTLRLRSDGSLFFEGNTAEADGDGQINKSFFALGNYEVKEAKPDGLKLRIFGLVRKMSQREYNEDYYGGDCNGCGRDCNNSQDSENGEKIFQEQILLRKSGNKLFIKNENPGKVFQFSTLELVQE; this is translated from the coding sequence ATGTTCGCTAAGTATTCGACTCTATTAATAGGGGCATTGTTCTTTTTTCACTGTGGTAAAAAATTGCCAGTTTCCATGATCACTGCTACTTCTATGGAAAGCGGGCTTCCGTTCGAGATCCTGGATGGGAAAAAATGGAGGCCGGAAGAAGGAGCCAAATTTGTTAAACTTCATTTTTATCCCGATGAGACCTTCTTATTATCAAAGATAGAAGTTGAATCTTGCAATGGAGACTTCTCAGATCCTATCACTGCATATATTAACTTTGATGAATATAGTCAGGAATTATCCACAGGCTCTACTGCTGCTGTTACCTTTGATGCTCCTAAAAGTACCCGTTCTGTGACTTTTAACTTTCATAGAAACGCGAATTTATGTGTCCAAAAGGTAAACTTTTACGACGACAAAGGTTCCAAAATGAAATGGAAGGGGCCGAAAGTTGTAGAAGCTTCTGTGACAGCATCTGAAACTGCTAAGCCGAATCTTTCTTATGATGTGATGAACTTATTCGATTCAAGATACGAATATGCTTGGGCTTCCGATAAAAAAGGTCCTGGAGTGACCTTAGATTTTGACTTTAAGGAAACACAAAAAATAAAATCTATCAAGATCTGGAATGGTTACCAAAGATCTGACAGACATTGCCAGACAAATGGAAGATTAAAAGTAGCAACTCTTACCGGCGATAATGGTTTTGAAGAAAAGATAGAAGTGGGGGACATCATGGGACCTCAGACCATCCAATTCTCCAAAACTTTCGAAGGTAAAAAATTAAAACTTAAAGTAGATTCTATTTATACAGGAAAAGATTATAAAGGACTGGTTATTAGTGAAATCCGTTTTTCAGACGGAGATGATTGGATTTTACCGAATCCAATGGAACAAGTGAAGAAGATCGCAAAAAATAACTTTTTCCAATTCTCTGCGGCTAATATAGAAAATGTTCTGAACTGGAGTTATGTAGGAGGAGAATATACAGGAAATGCTCCTACTTCTACAAACACAAACGTAGAACAACCAGCGGGGGTTAGTGAGGCAACTGCAGAGGGATCCACAGGAGAAGAGCAGGCTCCTGAAGCCGGGCTTATTTCTTCGAACTGGACATTACGTTTGAGATCCGACGGAAGCCTTTTTTTTGAAGGAAATACGGCTGAAGCGGATGGAGATGGACAAATTAATAAAAGTTTCTTTGCATTAGGAAATTATGAAGTAAAGGAAGCGAAACCGGATGGTTTAAAACTTCGTATATTCGGCCTTGTTCGAAAAATGAGTCAGAGAGAATATAACGAAGATTATTATGGCGGGGACTGCAATGGTTGTGGAAGAGACTGTAATAATAGCCAGGATTCAGAAAATGGAGAGAAAATTTTTCAAGAACAGATACTTCTTCGTAAATCTGGAAATAAACTTTTTATAAAGAATGAAAATCCTGGAAAAGTTTTCCAATTCTCTACTTTAGAATTAGTTCAGGAATAA
- a CDS encoding Rrf2 family transcriptional regulator: MSIPSRYSIAIHILSLIDKDGEEASSSQIMADSIGTNPVVVRNLLGKLKKAGLVVSKQGVAGAKLAKSPEEIQLLQIYKAVETEGPLFSIHDKPNPKCPVGKKIQTTLTGIFQEAQSALEAKLGEFHLSDVLFQLDSEKKKRA; the protein is encoded by the coding sequence ATGTCGATTCCAAGCAGGTATTCTATAGCTATCCATATTCTTTCCTTGATAGATAAGGATGGGGAAGAAGCCAGTTCTTCTCAAATTATGGCCGATAGCATTGGGACTAACCCAGTAGTAGTCAGAAACCTATTGGGAAAATTAAAGAAGGCAGGTCTAGTGGTTTCAAAACAAGGAGTAGCTGGTGCCAAACTCGCTAAATCTCCCGAAGAGATCCAACTTTTACAGATATATAAGGCAGTGGAAACTGAGGGCCCGTTATTCTCTATCCATGACAAGCCTAACCCTAAATGCCCAGTTGGTAAAAAAATACAAACCACTTTGACTGGCATTTTTCAAGAGGCTCAATCAGCTCTTGAGGCAAAACTAGGTGAATTTCATCTTTCAGATGTGCTTTTCCAACTGGATTCTGAAAAGAAAAAACGGGCTTAA
- a CDS encoding alpha/beta hydrolase, protein MKKIFKRVSIGLGAALIAYLGIYYATFPKYEFHPKADLTQSFDSFYKSKLDETKSLNGRAGSEERLIRYSPGKTEYAILYIHGFGASRAEGEETVDKISASLKANTYYLRLPGHGTNNEDHRDTPFTEYLRVAEESLLMMDKLGNQTILMGTSMGGLISVYLAGKYPDKIKDLVLFSPFFDFAVPLAKIFFYPGGMTFGETVQGKIRKSPPKTSDDGIGEHYYEHWYKDQYLSAIQHVSNATKFVLSQQSIEKIKVPTLLVYYYKDKDHQDKTASVDAMLKAFDKIGGDSPNPLNTKARIEEGSHVLTSKHVFSDKEKVQKEVIDFLHKTGVK, encoded by the coding sequence ATGAAAAAAATATTCAAACGGGTTTCGATTGGCCTAGGTGCTGCGCTTATCGCCTATTTGGGGATCTATTACGCCACATTTCCCAAATACGAATTCCATCCAAAGGCGGACTTAACTCAAAGTTTTGATTCGTTCTATAAATCTAAATTAGATGAGACAAAATCACTTAACGGTAGAGCTGGCTCAGAAGAAAGGCTGATCCGCTATTCTCCAGGCAAAACAGAATATGCGATTCTTTATATTCATGGCTTCGGCGCGTCCCGCGCAGAAGGAGAAGAAACTGTAGATAAGATCTCTGCCTCACTCAAGGCAAATACATACTATTTACGACTTCCTGGTCATGGAACTAATAACGAAGATCATAGAGACACTCCATTCACTGAATATCTACGGGTCGCCGAAGAAAGTTTATTAATGATGGATAAATTAGGAAATCAAACTATACTTATGGGAACCAGCATGGGCGGTTTGATATCTGTATATCTGGCTGGAAAATATCCAGATAAGATCAAGGATCTAGTATTATTCTCCCCTTTCTTCGATTTTGCAGTTCCCTTGGCTAAAATATTCTTTTATCCAGGCGGAATGACTTTTGGAGAAACAGTCCAAGGAAAGATCAGAAAATCTCCTCCTAAAACATCCGATGATGGAATCGGAGAACATTATTATGAGCATTGGTATAAGGACCAGTATTTATCTGCCATACAACATGTAAGTAACGCAACTAAATTCGTTCTTAGCCAGCAAAGTATAGAGAAGATCAAAGTCCCTACTCTATTAGTATATTATTATAAGGACAAGGATCATCAAGATAAAACCGCAAGCGTAGATGCAATGTTAAAAGCCTTCGATAAAATAGGTGGAGACTCTCCGAATCCTCTCAACACAAAGGCACGAATAGAAGAAGGAAGCCACGTTCTAACTTCTAAACATGTATTCTCTGATAAGGAAAAGGTTCAAAAAGAAGTTATAGACTTCTTGCATAAAACCGGAGTAAAATAA
- a CDS encoding LysR family transcriptional regulator: MEFRQIVYFLEISESGTFQKAASRLGLTQPALSKQIYLLEKELGVSVLERGGRAVRLTHEGERFYQYSIRMQELWEEIQEGFSKDNDLKGNYSISAGGTVSAWILPQILKEILKKRPGLSLSVREGDAAETKDAVLKGEVDLGILTGPISEPSLNVLEFLSDKIFPVASKDHPIFLKKKIRIEDLKKQSFVLFHPGSALRKAVEKKIKSFSKEFGPKIAMELRSVESVIKSLEAGLGIGFLSEYSISSKLKKIKFEEWNTERKFYLCYRKKSGPGLALLAEEILRAAKEWEARRIPSSL; the protein is encoded by the coding sequence ATGGAATTCAGACAGATCGTTTATTTTCTGGAAATTTCGGAATCAGGCACATTCCAAAAGGCAGCTTCTCGTTTGGGATTAACACAACCGGCTCTATCTAAACAGATCTATCTTTTGGAAAAAGAATTGGGAGTAAGTGTCCTGGAAAGAGGGGGAAGGGCTGTTCGACTCACCCACGAAGGAGAAAGGTTTTATCAGTATTCTATCCGCATGCAAGAATTATGGGAGGAGATCCAAGAAGGTTTCTCGAAGGATAACGATTTAAAAGGAAATTATTCCATCTCAGCAGGCGGAACTGTTTCTGCTTGGATCCTGCCTCAGATCTTAAAAGAGATACTGAAAAAAAGACCAGGACTTTCCCTGTCTGTAAGGGAAGGAGATGCCGCGGAAACCAAAGATGCAGTATTAAAAGGAGAAGTGGATCTTGGTATCCTGACTGGTCCTATCTCCGAACCAAGTTTAAACGTTCTGGAATTTCTTTCAGACAAGATCTTTCCTGTGGCTTCCAAGGATCATCCGATTTTTCTAAAAAAGAAAATTAGAATAGAAGATCTGAAAAAACAATCCTTTGTATTATTCCATCCTGGTTCAGCTCTTAGGAAAGCGGTGGAGAAGAAGATAAAATCATTTTCTAAAGAATTCGGTCCTAAGATCGCAATGGAACTCAGAAGTGTAGAATCAGTTATCAAATCTTTAGAAGCAGGGCTTGGGATTGGTTTTTTATCTGAGTATTCTATCAGTTCAAAACTTAAAAAAATAAAATTCGAAGAATGGAATACTGAAAGGAAGTTTTATCTTTGTTATCGCAAAAAATCCGGACCAGGACTCGCGCTACTTGCTGAGGAAATTTTAAGAGCCGCGAAAGAATGGGAAGCTCGGAGAATCCCTTCTTCCCTTTGA
- the leuC gene encoding 3-isopropylmalate dehydratase large subunit, translating to MGQTLYDKIWESHRISENSDSESILYVDRHILHEVTSAQAFEGLRTKNRNVRRTDLTFGVVDHNISTRDRKNRDAAGPVSRLQIDTMEKNCKDFGIRLFGPEDPEQGIVHVLGPGLGFTIPGSVIVCGDSHTATHGAFGALAFGIGTSEVEHVLATQTLKQAKTKSMLVRFIGKPGFGITAKDVVLELISKIGTSGGRGFTMEYTGEWIKSLSMEGRMTICNMSIEAGARASLIAPDQITFDYLKNRKLIPKGESFYQAVEYWKTFFTDKDAVYDEIIELDISKIEPQVTWGTNPSQSLSIGDVVPDPEKFDDARAKETAMNALEYMGLKPGTPISEIKIDKVFIGSCTNSRIEDLRSAAEVAKGKKVFPGVQALVVPGSGSVKRQAESEGLDQIFKEAGFEWREPGCSLCLAMNDDVLKPGERCASTSNRNFEGRQGRGGRTHLVSPSMAAAAAVTGKFSDVRKLA from the coding sequence ATGGGACAAACTCTATACGATAAAATTTGGGAAAGCCACCGGATCTCTGAGAATTCTGACTCTGAATCCATTTTATATGTGGACCGTCATATTCTTCATGAAGTGACTTCCGCCCAGGCTTTCGAAGGTTTAAGAACTAAGAATAGAAATGTAAGAAGGACCGATCTCACATTCGGAGTTGTAGATCATAATATTTCTACACGAGATCGCAAGAATAGAGATGCGGCAGGACCTGTTTCCAGATTGCAAATCGATACAATGGAAAAAAACTGCAAGGACTTTGGAATTCGTTTATTTGGTCCGGAAGATCCTGAACAAGGTATTGTGCATGTATTAGGTCCAGGGTTAGGATTTACTATACCAGGTTCAGTGATTGTATGCGGTGATTCTCATACTGCAACTCATGGAGCATTCGGTGCATTAGCTTTCGGTATTGGAACAAGCGAAGTAGAACATGTGCTCGCAACCCAAACTTTAAAACAGGCAAAAACAAAATCCATGTTGGTCCGTTTTATTGGCAAACCTGGTTTCGGGATCACTGCAAAAGATGTAGTCTTGGAATTGATCTCCAAAATAGGAACCTCGGGCGGAAGAGGTTTCACTATGGAATATACAGGAGAATGGATCAAATCCCTTTCCATGGAAGGAAGGATGACCATTTGTAATATGAGCATAGAAGCAGGCGCAAGGGCAAGTTTGATCGCACCCGACCAGATCACATTCGATTATCTGAAAAATAGAAAACTGATCCCAAAAGGAGAAAGTTTCTATCAAGCTGTCGAATATTGGAAAACATTTTTCACGGATAAAGACGCGGTCTATGATGAAATTATAGAATTAGATATTTCTAAAATAGAACCCCAAGTTACCTGGGGAACTAATCCATCTCAATCTTTATCTATTGGAGATGTAGTTCCTGATCCGGAAAAATTCGATGATGCCAGAGCAAAGGAAACTGCTATGAATGCTTTGGAGTATATGGGTTTAAAACCCGGAACTCCGATCTCCGAGATCAAAATCGATAAGGTATTCATAGGCTCCTGCACAAATTCAAGGATAGAAGACTTGAGATCTGCTGCAGAAGTTGCAAAGGGAAAAAAAGTCTTTCCTGGAGTGCAGGCTTTGGTGGTTCCAGGTTCTGGATCAGTAAAACGTCAGGCAGAATCTGAAGGTTTGGATCAAATTTTCAAAGAAGCAGGTTTCGAATGGAGAGAACCTGGTTGTTCTCTTTGTCTTGCGATGAACGATGATGTATTAAAACCGGGAGAAAGATGCGCTTCTACTTCTAACCGAAACTTTGAAGGAAGACAAGGAAGAGGAGGAAGAACTCATTTAGTAAGTCCTTCTATGGCAGCTGCTGCTGCAGTGACCGGAAAATTTTCAGATGTGAGGAAATTGGCATGA
- the leuD gene encoding 3-isopropylmalate dehydratase small subunit, whose translation MSSKIWTIHTGVPVSIPREDIDTDQILPKQFMKLIDKKGFGKHLFHDWRYSDLEGNIPNPEFILNQEGFKNASVLIAGKNFGCGSSREHAPWALSDFGFRAILAPSFADIFSINSAKNGIALVRLKEEEISYLNEWVSKNPRSQIRISLENLEVQAGDKTFFFHLDSASVNRIREGLDDIDITLKNAKEILDFEQKRKVEKPFLEVNW comes from the coding sequence ATGAGCTCAAAAATTTGGACAATACATACAGGAGTCCCAGTCTCTATTCCAAGAGAGGATATTGATACTGATCAAATTCTTCCTAAACAATTTATGAAATTGATAGATAAGAAAGGTTTCGGAAAACATCTATTTCATGATTGGAGATATTCTGACTTAGAAGGTAATATCCCAAATCCTGAATTCATTTTGAATCAGGAAGGATTTAAGAACGCAAGTGTCCTTATTGCAGGAAAAAATTTTGGCTGTGGTTCGAGTAGAGAACATGCTCCTTGGGCGCTTTCCGATTTCGGATTCAGGGCGATTTTGGCCCCTTCTTTCGCAGATATATTCTCTATTAATTCTGCAAAAAACGGGATCGCATTAGTTCGTTTGAAAGAAGAGGAGATCTCATATTTAAATGAATGGGTTTCTAAAAATCCAAGATCCCAAATCAGGATCAGTCTAGAGAATTTGGAAGTGCAAGCGGGAGATAAAACGTTTTTCTTTCATTTGGATTCTGCTTCCGTAAATCGGATCCGAGAAGGCTTAGACGATATTGATATCACTCTCAAAAATGCAAAAGAGATCCTGGATTTCGAACAGAAACGTAAAGTAGAAAAACCGTTTTTGGAAGTGAATTGGTGA
- a CDS encoding lysophospholipid acyltransferase family protein, which translates to MSLTESIHDKIITPVVKIPDSALKTGIYDLTKEELGRRIELREGVSLRYITPPNRRRWLLDRLLLGSDLTFLYGYFRQIIVARQNVLKGKFYDPRWIELSGGILDLIEGCQGKFQIENLENVVSPKGPVVFAGNHMSVLETFVFSYFLVPHRRLTYVVKESLIKGYFGPIMRSRDPIAVGRDNPREDLVKVLEEGANLLKKGVSIVVFPQSTRTRTFNPAEFNSIAVKLASRAGVPVVPFAIKTDFWENGKIWKDLGSLYRDRKIHMKFGPEIDTKDSKKAQAALLDYVLTNLKEWNVEILSERK; encoded by the coding sequence GTGAGTTTAACAGAATCCATTCATGATAAGATCATAACGCCTGTAGTTAAGATCCCTGATTCAGCCTTGAAAACAGGGATATACGACTTAACCAAGGAAGAACTAGGACGCAGGATTGAACTACGAGAAGGAGTAAGCCTGAGATACATCACACCTCCAAATCGCAGAAGATGGCTTTTAGATCGGCTCTTACTAGGTTCTGATCTTACATTCTTGTATGGATACTTCCGCCAGATCATAGTCGCAAGACAGAATGTTCTAAAAGGAAAGTTTTACGATCCTCGTTGGATAGAATTATCAGGTGGGATCTTAGACTTAATCGAAGGCTGCCAAGGAAAATTTCAAATTGAAAATTTAGAGAATGTTGTATCTCCGAAGGGACCTGTTGTTTTTGCAGGAAACCACATGAGCGTTTTGGAAACATTCGTATTTTCTTATTTTTTAGTGCCTCATAGAAGGCTTACCTATGTAGTTAAGGAAAGTTTAATAAAGGGTTATTTCGGCCCTATCATGAGAAGTAGAGACCCGATCGCAGTGGGACGCGACAATCCAAGAGAGGATTTAGTCAAGGTATTGGAAGAAGGTGCAAATCTTTTGAAAAAAGGAGTCTCTATCGTAGTGTTTCCTCAAAGCACAAGAACTAGAACCTTTAATCCTGCAGAATTCAATTCGATTGCTGTTAAGCTTGCTTCCAGAGCAGGGGTTCCGGTAGTTCCATTTGCAATCAAAACGGATTTTTGGGAAAACGGTAAAATCTGGAAAGATCTAGGTAGCCTTTATAGGGACAGAAAGATCCATATGAAATTCGGCCCGGAGATTGATACTAAGGATTCCAAAAAGGCTCAGGCAGCACTTTTAGATTATGTTTTAACTAATTTAAAAGAATGGAATGTAGAAATTCTTTCTGAACGAAAATAA